The following are from one region of the Cytobacillus firmus genome:
- a CDS encoding YajQ family cyclic di-GMP-binding protein, producing MSKESSFDIVSKVDFSEVTNAINIAMKEISTRYDFKGSKSDIKLDKEELVLLSDDEFKLDQLKDVLLGKLIKRGIPVKNLDYSKIEGASGGTVRQRAKLVQGIDKENAKKINTLIKNSGLKVKSQVQDDQVRVTGKNRDDLQKIIAAVKEADLTVDVQFVNYR from the coding sequence ATGTCTAAAGAAAGCTCATTTGATATTGTATCCAAAGTCGACTTTTCTGAAGTAACCAATGCCATTAATATTGCCATGAAGGAAATTTCCACCCGCTATGACTTTAAAGGCAGCAAAAGTGATATAAAGCTGGATAAAGAGGAGCTTGTGCTTCTATCTGATGATGAATTTAAGCTTGACCAGCTTAAGGATGTTTTATTAGGCAAGTTAATCAAACGGGGCATTCCTGTAAAAAATCTTGATTACAGCAAGATTGAGGGAGCATCAGGCGGAACGGTCCGCCAAAGAGCAAAGCTTGTCCAGGGCATTGATAAAGAAAATGCAAAGAAGATTAATACCCTGATTAAAAACAGCGGATTGAAAGTGAAGAGCCAGGTTCAGGATGATCAGGTACGTGTAACCGGCAAAAACCGCGATGACCTGCAGAAGATTATTGCTGCTGTTAAAGAGGCAGATTTGACAGTTGATGTTCAATTCGTTAACTATCGCTAA